Proteins encoded together in one Pseudomonadota bacterium window:
- a CDS encoding P-loop NTPase encodes MTERKTEREIWAIGGGKGGIGKSFIISSIGSTLAMRGKKVVLIDADLGGANLHSFLGMSRPKTSLSDFFDKKAPLEDLLVESGIPNLKLLSGTVNSLSSDSIKHAQKRKFFHHIKELDADHILIDLGAGTHFNTIDTFLLADKMIAVIVPEMIAIENMYYFLKNVFFRKLVTAMTMAGKKDVVTASWKNRGKLGIETLKQLLDYLKGYSEQVEEVITSELNSFTVNILLNKSKNGKDAQVGHSAKSVCMKYFGFNAKYVGHVEFDEFVTRSTNKRQVYVQQHPASKTTKQLDKVIDNLIEGRQVGMAG; translated from the coding sequence ATGACTGAGCGAAAAACAGAAAGGGAAATCTGGGCCATAGGCGGTGGTAAAGGCGGTATCGGCAAGAGCTTTATCATCAGCAGTATCGGCAGCACGCTGGCGATGCGCGGCAAAAAAGTCGTGCTCATAGACGCTGATTTGGGCGGCGCCAATTTGCATTCGTTCCTCGGCATGAGCCGCCCGAAAACCTCCCTTTCTGATTTCTTTGATAAAAAAGCCCCTTTAGAGGATTTGCTTGTCGAGTCCGGCATCCCTAATCTCAAGCTTTTGAGCGGTACAGTCAATTCGCTCTCCTCTGACAGCATTAAGCACGCGCAGAAACGAAAGTTTTTTCACCACATCAAAGAACTCGATGCCGACCACATCCTCATAGATCTCGGCGCCGGGACCCATTTCAATACCATTGATACCTTCCTGCTTGCCGATAAGATGATTGCGGTGATCGTTCCTGAGATGATCGCCATAGAAAATATGTATTATTTTCTGAAAAACGTGTTTTTTCGGAAACTGGTTACCGCCATGACCATGGCCGGTAAAAAGGACGTTGTAACCGCTTCCTGGAAAAACAGGGGAAAGCTCGGCATTGAGACCCTCAAACAATTGCTGGATTATCTTAAAGGATATTCCGAACAAGTCGAAGAGGTAATCACCAGTGAACTGAATAGTTTCACCGTAAATATTCTGTTGAATAAGTCGAAAAACGGCAAGGACGCTCAAGTCGGACATTCAGCTAAAAGCGTCTGTATGAAGTATTTCGGCTTCAATGCAAAATACGTCGGGCATGTAGAGTTTGACGAGTTCGTCACCAGGAGCACCAACAAAAGGCAGGTCTATGTGCAGCAGCATCCGGCCTCAAAAACAACCAAGCAACTCGATAAGGTCATTGACAACCTCATTGAGGGTCGGCAGGTAGGAATGGCCGGATGA
- a CDS encoding YeeE/YedE family protein, which translates to MDNESFLSSVKEDLKGAYNALFQNEWPTWLAGILMAIMALLIFLWQGPWGIAGGYKNWGQWFYYLVGISNTAPDTTPFTNTMSLTNIGLLSGALISALISKQFAIRGTSGREYTKGLLGGMLMGTGAALAGGCNVGGFYTAIGMFSMGGYAMMIGLGVGANLGLRVLLWEMDHLPVKPSPPKPPKTPPMDWSKIQPYLGGLLMIGIIGAFYFYDALDKTQLGGLLFFGFLIGIIMHRSRFCFSRAFRCPFMTGESEMVKAVSISLIVYGIGSAVIKWNYLQPDMMGVYHPFWIGSLLGGTIFGIGMLLAGGCASSTLWRVGEGHTKLMVTLVAFALTNPMVSLLLNTSGLEPKLGTGTFLPKVITWYFTPPVFLLILIVWILWARWNEKHDKCVLV; encoded by the coding sequence ATGGATAACGAAAGTTTTTTAAGCAGCGTCAAGGAAGACCTTAAGGGCGCCTACAACGCTCTCTTCCAGAACGAATGGCCCACATGGCTTGCCGGGATTCTCATGGCGATCATGGCTCTGCTTATCTTTCTCTGGCAGGGTCCCTGGGGAATTGCCGGCGGGTATAAAAACTGGGGACAGTGGTTTTATTATCTGGTGGGGATCTCAAATACCGCCCCGGATACCACCCCCTTTACCAATACCATGTCACTCACCAATATCGGCCTGCTTTCCGGCGCATTGATTTCGGCGCTGATAAGCAAGCAATTTGCTATCCGCGGCACCTCAGGCCGGGAATACACCAAGGGTCTCCTTGGCGGCATGCTCATGGGTACCGGCGCGGCCCTGGCCGGCGGTTGCAACGTCGGCGGCTTTTATACTGCGATCGGCATGTTTTCCATGGGCGGCTATGCCATGATGATCGGCCTTGGCGTCGGAGCAAATCTCGGTTTGCGGGTACTGCTCTGGGAAATGGATCATCTGCCGGTCAAACCATCCCCCCCAAAACCCCCGAAAACTCCGCCCATGGACTGGTCAAAGATTCAGCCCTACCTGGGCGGACTTTTAATGATCGGCATAATCGGCGCATTTTACTTCTATGATGCACTGGATAAGACCCAGCTGGGCGGCCTGCTGTTTTTCGGTTTTCTCATCGGCATCATCATGCACCGCTCGAGATTCTGTTTTTCCAGGGCTTTCCGATGTCCTTTCATGACCGGCGAATCGGAAATGGTCAAGGCGGTGTCCATCAGCCTCATCGTCTATGGCATTGGCTCGGCCGTCATCAAATGGAATTATCTGCAGCCTGACATGATGGGCGTCTACCATCCGTTCTGGATCGGCAGCCTTCTCGGCGGCACGATCTTCGGCATTGGAATGCTGCTTGCCGGCGGTTGCGCCAGCAGCACCCTCTGGCGGGTGGGCGAAGGGCACACCAAATTAATGGTTACCCTGGTTGCTTTTGCACTGACCAATCCCATGGTAAGCCTCTTGCTCAATACAAGCGGCCTTGAACCCAAACTCGGCACAGGAACGTTTTTGCCCAAGGTTATCACCTGGTATTTTACCCCACCGGTATTTCTGCTGATATTAATAGTCTGGATCCTCTGGGCCCGTTGGAACGAAAAACACGACAAATGCGTACTCGTATAA
- a CDS encoding response regulator → MSKLKVLIAEDSKQIQLFYKRGLSENEFEIKMANDGMEAIAIYEEWKPDVILLDYMMPNLNGYQFLKDLRENKKDTWTTVIVVTGVTEKNDIVAFAKLGIQGYIVKPFLVEDLALTVKKHHKANSARIASAK, encoded by the coding sequence ATGTCAAAGCTCAAAGTTCTTATAGCTGAAGATTCCAAGCAGATCCAACTGTTTTATAAACGTGGCCTGTCGGAAAATGAATTCGAGATCAAGATGGCAAATGATGGAATGGAAGCCATTGCAATCTACGAGGAATGGAAACCGGATGTTATTCTGCTTGATTACATGATGCCGAATCTGAACGGCTATCAGTTTCTAAAAGATTTGCGTGAAAATAAAAAAGACACCTGGACGACGGTGATCGTTGTTACAGGAGTCACTGAAAAAAACGACATTGTTGCTTTTGCCAAACTGGGCATTCAAGGGTATATCGTTAAGCCTTTCTTGGTTGAAGATCTTGCTTTAACCGTAAAAAAACACCACAAGGCAAATTCCGCCCGTATTGCCTCGGCAAAATAG
- a CDS encoding sensor domain-containing diguanylate cyclase, which translates to MSRKKQSRFSETGFLLIRNWYGSLFGIIGVAAVAMGLFEPDSNVLLQIIVVGLLIFASCRDLYPRLQGKISDRYLDAVTGPLLWTILIWILFRRLVPFAEHALFLPACFAAWLYVSFPIKQLILPTMAAVFMEIGLFAADAQSIIVLVLNLIFYTAAITALSLFTDSKAYRRRMRQSLARSKAQAETDEYALDFALMGDTPSLLNSLNLTEDLDKPQNSRPAVEAVTASFNLQLELLRKALGLTTVAILSLDPTGSELRLRNLTTSRKDIFSGPYPGQGGFVSALKSAGSEVALAPAKGGSWSLPYYKNQQGVGSLFALRVEDDLAPDDENQSPKITAILCVDRTSDDSWTETERNVLRTAARKFSLELSMNRKMLTLDKEKSAMQRVCVGLRELNSVLGLEHVFDATFTVIRTLVDADCIAISLRNKDKHRVVRAEGLLAEQFQDLEKSATEGLVGQAFKLQRTVPLTAEYRGPAPIFSNDEKISEFRSLLIMPLLKEEGEVIGALIVAACRPGVFTKHRRDMLELIAAQIAIKIDLGQAHEKINTMASTDGLTGLANHRTFQHGFVIMLERARRQKTPLCLILCDIDFFKKVNDTYGHPFGDQVLMAVARILSETVRTVDLAARYGGEEFAIVLEGSDQEGGRLMAERIRNAIEEMTVRHEGQTANVTLSLGLTVFPVFSEEKSTLISQADQALYRAKNLGRNQVVCWSELNR; encoded by the coding sequence TTGTCCAGAAAAAAGCAGTCCCGGTTCAGCGAAACAGGTTTTCTTCTCATCAGAAACTGGTACGGATCGCTATTCGGCATTATTGGCGTCGCCGCTGTCGCCATGGGCCTGTTCGAGCCGGACTCAAATGTTTTGCTGCAAATCATTGTCGTCGGTCTCTTGATCTTTGCAAGCTGCCGCGATCTCTACCCTCGGCTGCAGGGAAAAATTTCCGACCGGTATCTTGATGCTGTTACCGGCCCTTTACTCTGGACCATCCTGATCTGGATCCTTTTTCGCCGGCTGGTTCCTTTTGCCGAACATGCTCTTTTCCTCCCGGCCTGTTTTGCTGCCTGGCTCTATGTGTCTTTTCCCATCAAACAACTCATCCTGCCGACCATGGCAGCTGTTTTCATGGAGATCGGACTCTTTGCTGCCGACGCGCAGTCGATTATTGTTCTTGTGCTCAATCTCATTTTTTATACCGCAGCCATAACCGCTTTAAGCCTTTTTACAGACAGCAAGGCTTATCGCAGAAGAATGCGCCAGTCCCTGGCACGATCTAAAGCCCAGGCGGAAACAGATGAATATGCTTTGGATTTCGCCCTCATGGGCGACACGCCGTCTCTCTTGAACTCCCTGAATTTAACGGAAGACCTCGACAAGCCGCAAAACAGCCGCCCAGCAGTGGAAGCGGTCACCGCTTCTTTCAATCTCCAGCTTGAATTGCTGAGAAAAGCCCTGGGACTCACCACTGTTGCAATTTTATCCCTTGACCCGACAGGCTCGGAACTGCGCCTCAGAAACCTTACCACCTCAAGAAAAGATATTTTTTCCGGGCCCTATCCCGGTCAAGGCGGCTTTGTCAGCGCTCTGAAATCAGCCGGCAGTGAAGTCGCACTTGCCCCGGCCAAAGGTGGCTCCTGGAGCCTGCCGTATTATAAAAACCAGCAAGGCGTGGGAAGTCTCTTTGCCCTCAGGGTGGAGGACGATTTGGCGCCTGATGATGAAAATCAATCCCCTAAAATAACCGCGATTCTCTGTGTTGATCGCACCAGTGACGATTCCTGGACGGAAACGGAACGAAATGTCCTGCGCACTGCAGCCCGCAAATTCTCCCTTGAACTTTCGATGAATCGAAAAATGCTGACTCTGGACAAAGAAAAATCAGCCATGCAGCGCGTTTGTGTCGGCCTTCGTGAACTCAACTCCGTCCTTGGCCTGGAACATGTATTTGATGCGACATTCACGGTGATCCGCACCCTGGTTGATGCCGACTGTATTGCCATAAGCCTTCGCAACAAAGACAAACACCGCGTGGTCCGGGCCGAGGGACTGCTTGCCGAGCAATTTCAAGACCTGGAAAAATCCGCAACTGAGGGGCTGGTCGGTCAGGCCTTCAAACTCCAGAGGACGGTTCCCTTAACCGCAGAATACCGCGGCCCCGCGCCGATCTTCAGCAACGATGAAAAAATTTCCGAATTTCGCTCTCTGCTGATCATGCCTCTTCTAAAAGAGGAAGGGGAGGTTATCGGCGCCTTGATCGTTGCGGCGTGCCGGCCTGGGGTTTTCACAAAACACCGCCGTGACATGCTGGAACTGATCGCCGCCCAGATCGCCATCAAAATTGATCTGGGCCAGGCCCATGAAAAAATCAACACCATGGCATCAACCGACGGACTTACCGGACTTGCAAACCACCGTACTTTTCAGCATGGTTTCGTTATCATGCTGGAGCGCGCCCGCAGGCAAAAAACTCCACTTTGCCTCATCCTCTGTGATATCGATTTTTTCAAAAAAGTTAACGACACCTACGGCCATCCCTTCGGCGACCAGGTATTGATGGCTGTTGCCAGAATACTTTCTGAAACAGTCCGGACCGTTGACCTCGCGGCCCGATACGGCGGCGAAGAATTTGCCATCGTCCTTGAAGGCTCGGATCAGGAGGGCGGCCGCCTCATGGCTGAAAGAATCAGAAACGCCATAGAAGAGATGACTGTCCGGCATGAAGGCCAGACCGCCAATGTCACACTTTCACTGGGGCTTACCGTATTTCCTGTCTTCAGCGAAGAGAAATCCACACTGATAAGCCAGGCGGACCAGGCCCTTTACCGCGCAAAAAATCTCGGCAGAAACCAGGTCGTCTGCTGGTCTGAACTGAACCGGTGA
- a CDS encoding helix-turn-helix domain-containing protein, giving the protein MKINRDEFRNHFEVLELPLDSSLQEIRTSYNYLKELYSTDSIVTLPAAGEISNESVAEILESIEDAYQHLLLLFKEEGKALDYELKRLVDEISEFDGHALRQIRIALHVDLEDVADTTKVQLRHLKNIEEEDFAALPVPVYTRGFVVLLAKYLSLDPEKVAQDYMKRFADWKKENP; this is encoded by the coding sequence ATGAAAATAAACAGGGACGAGTTCAGAAATCACTTTGAAGTGCTCGAGCTTCCTCTTGATTCGTCATTGCAGGAAATACGGACATCGTATAATTATCTGAAAGAGCTGTATTCAACGGATTCCATTGTCACTTTGCCGGCGGCAGGGGAGATTTCCAACGAAAGCGTTGCGGAGATTCTTGAATCAATCGAAGATGCATACCAGCATCTGCTTCTCTTGTTCAAGGAGGAGGGTAAGGCCCTTGATTATGAGCTGAAGCGCCTGGTTGACGAAATATCTGAATTTGACGGCCATGCGTTAAGGCAGATAAGGATTGCCCTGCACGTCGACCTCGAGGATGTGGCCGACACAACAAAGGTTCAACTCCGGCATCTAAAGAATATTGAAGAAGAGGACTTCGCAGCCCTGCCGGTCCCGGTTTATACCAGAGGATTTGTTGTGCTTTTGGCAAAATATCTGTCCCTTGATCCGGAAAAGGTTGCCCAGGATTATATGAAGCGTTTTGCCGACTGGAAAAAAGAAAATCCCTAA
- a CDS encoding molecular chaperone Tir, which yields MNKKTISKLITVAMVLILIGLFFYVKNQNTVPECIEGDCQNGIGTLIFDDGRRYAGSFREGYYDGQGTLTIADGRQYVGSWEKDLPSGQGVQTNPDGTKYEGEWKDGNYHGHGVLTLPGGGVYEGGWFEDKPHGNGTYTHPDGRKYVGQYSKGVAEQGVLIMPDGTEKVINSL from the coding sequence ATGAATAAAAAAACGATCAGCAAACTAATAACTGTGGCAATGGTCCTTATCTTGATAGGGCTGTTTTTTTACGTCAAAAACCAAAATACTGTCCCGGAATGCATTGAGGGCGATTGTCAGAATGGAATCGGCACCCTGATTTTTGATGACGGCAGGCGTTATGCAGGTTCTTTCAGGGAAGGCTATTATGATGGCCAGGGAACCCTTACAATTGCCGACGGCCGGCAATACGTCGGGTCATGGGAAAAAGATCTGCCCAGCGGACAAGGAGTACAGACCAATCCTGACGGAACAAAATACGAAGGGGAATGGAAGGACGGCAACTATCACGGCCACGGGGTCCTGACCCTTCCCGGCGGCGGTGTCTACGAGGGCGGCTGGTTTGAGGACAAGCCGCACGGGAATGGGACCTATACCCATCCTGATGGGAGAAAATATGTCGGGCAATACAGCAAGGGCGTTGCTGAGCAGGGAGTGTTGATCATGCCGGATGGCACGGAAAAGGTGATTAATTCTTTGTAA
- a CDS encoding cytochrome c, producing MKKTVITAILIVLSICLLSAGMASAKGDERKGKYFFRKNCRECHKPDGSAAELGPDSKTMKQWQRVFEKDKYMGLKCNAEWQKQSDQELEDVLSYLYNHAYDSPSPAKCK from the coding sequence ATGAAAAAAACAGTTATCACAGCAATTCTCATCGTACTTTCGATCTGTTTGCTCAGCGCCGGAATGGCTTCGGCAAAGGGTGACGAACGCAAAGGAAAATACTTTTTCCGCAAAAACTGCCGTGAGTGCCACAAACCAGACGGCTCAGCCGCTGAATTAGGCCCTGACAGCAAAACCATGAAACAATGGCAACGGGTTTTTGAAAAAGATAAATACATGGGTCTCAAGTGCAATGCCGAATGGCAGAAACAATCCGACCAAGAGCTTGAGGACGTCTTGAGCTATCTTTACAACCATGCGTACGACTCACCTTCTCCTGCAAAATGTAAATAA
- a CDS encoding RimK family alpha-L-glutamate ligase, which translates to MGGEVSFVALGSRMRAIPEVQTLGVKPNYHDYTPRERQMINQAKLILYPSLNYAQFFTTAGRKIFPSVETYLYADEKIKQTTLFNLLEIPHPRTRFYYSRKKADILDDFTFPFIAKIPRASSMGKGVFKITNLPELEQYLRVVKVGYIQEYLPHSRDLRVVLINYRCVLAYWRKCAPGNFRANISQGGEIDFDNVPEEAIGLAEKYARRCKFNDVGLDLLLHDDSWYIIEANMQYGREGFRKKKMVLKEVIREKLLSGELFSSP; encoded by the coding sequence ATGGGGGGTGAAGTCTCTTTTGTGGCGTTAGGCAGCCGGATGCGGGCGATTCCAGAGGTGCAGACCCTTGGGGTCAAGCCCAATTACCATGATTACACTCCCCGCGAAAGACAAATGATTAACCAGGCTAAGCTGATTCTTTATCCATCATTGAATTATGCGCAGTTTTTTACCACGGCCGGGAGAAAGATATTCCCCAGTGTTGAAACCTACCTGTATGCTGATGAGAAAATAAAGCAGACAACGCTTTTTAATCTGCTGGAAATTCCTCATCCGAGAACGAGATTTTATTATTCACGGAAGAAGGCGGATATCCTTGATGATTTCACTTTTCCATTCATCGCTAAAATTCCACGCGCGTCATCCATGGGCAAGGGAGTTTTTAAAATCACCAATCTCCCGGAACTTGAACAATACCTGCGAGTCGTAAAAGTGGGTTATATTCAAGAATACCTGCCGCACAGCAGAGACCTGCGAGTCGTGTTGATCAATTACCGGTGTGTCCTTGCATACTGGAGAAAGTGCGCCCCCGGTAATTTCAGGGCCAATATCTCACAGGGAGGGGAAATTGATTTTGATAATGTGCCCGAGGAGGCCATAGGTCTTGCGGAAAAATATGCCAGGCGCTGTAAGTTTAATGACGTTGGGCTGGATTTATTGCTCCATGATGATTCATGGTATATTATCGAAGCCAACATGCAGTATGGGCGAGAGGGCTTCAGGAAGAAGAAAATGGTTCTCAAGGAAGTAATTCGTGAAAAGCTCTTGTCCGGGGAGTTGTTTTCATCCCCTTGA
- a CDS encoding response regulator encodes MAEQVNNSYEDLVTEKHKAEEANRVKSEFLANMSHEIRTPMNGILGMNELAMQTELTDEQRDLLGNVRISADSLLTIINDILDFSKIEAGKLDLEPIDFYLRDALDEIIDTLSLKADEKNLELILDMKNDVPDALIGDPGRLKQIIINLVGNAIKFTAEGEVVLRVHADQVTADAATLHFTVIDSGIGIPEDKIDTIFEAFSQADGSTTRLYGGTGLGLSISAKLANMMGAGLRVKSAVSQGSEFSFTAAFGLQHHARIKIERASMESLKDMAVLIVDDNATNRRILHDVLAGWHMKPITAENAAAAMEILSEKCLSGAPIPLMLLDYQMPRMNGLELVEQLSQDGRCKEMKIIILSSIGERGEALLCTKLKVNGYLSKPVKQAELLDAILTVLGKSTASTPTMVTRHSLREDAPKFKILLVEDNKVNQKLAMMMLKKRGHTLQLAENGREALDALAENIFDLVLMDIQMPEMDGMTATRKIREDEKLTGQHIPIVAMTAHALKGDRERCLDAGMDDYVSKPIKPKELFMVIEKTASRHTG; translated from the coding sequence ATGGCTGAGCAGGTGAACAACTCCTATGAAGATCTGGTTACGGAAAAACACAAGGCCGAAGAAGCCAATCGTGTAAAAAGTGAATTTCTCGCCAACATGAGTCATGAAATCCGCACGCCGATGAACGGCATTCTCGGCATGAACGAACTTGCCATGCAGACTGAACTCACCGATGAGCAAAGAGACCTTCTCGGCAACGTCAGGATATCGGCTGATTCTCTGTTGACGATAATCAATGATATTCTTGATTTTTCAAAAATTGAGGCCGGCAAGCTGGACCTGGAACCCATCGATTTTTATCTGCGCGATGCGCTGGACGAAATAATTGATACTCTTTCCTTAAAGGCTGACGAAAAAAATCTCGAGCTTATTCTCGATATGAAAAATGACGTGCCCGATGCCTTGATCGGCGACCCGGGAAGGCTTAAACAGATCATCATCAACCTTGTGGGCAATGCAATTAAATTCACCGCAGAAGGTGAAGTAGTACTCAGGGTCCACGCCGATCAGGTGACTGCTGATGCGGCCACTCTGCATTTTACGGTCATTGACAGCGGTATCGGCATTCCGGAAGACAAGATCGATACAATTTTTGAAGCGTTCTCCCAGGCAGACGGTTCAACGACCCGCCTATACGGCGGAACAGGCCTGGGCCTTTCCATTTCTGCAAAACTGGCAAATATGATGGGTGCCGGACTCCGCGTGAAAAGTGCTGTTTCCCAGGGGAGCGAATTTTCCTTTACCGCAGCTTTCGGCCTTCAGCACCATGCGCGCATAAAAATTGAACGGGCATCTATGGAATCCCTCAAAGATATGGCGGTGCTCATTGTTGACGATAATGCAACAAACCGGCGCATCCTCCATGATGTTCTTGCAGGGTGGCACATGAAGCCGATAACCGCTGAAAATGCCGCTGCCGCTATGGAAATTCTCTCGGAAAAATGTTTATCAGGCGCCCCCATCCCCCTCATGCTTCTCGATTATCAGATGCCAAGGATGAACGGCCTGGAGCTGGTTGAGCAACTGTCGCAAGATGGCCGTTGCAAGGAAATGAAAATCATTATTTTGAGTTCCATCGGCGAAAGAGGCGAGGCGTTGCTCTGCACCAAACTGAAGGTCAACGGTTACCTTTCAAAGCCGGTAAAACAGGCGGAGCTGCTTGATGCAATCCTTACGGTTTTAGGTAAATCCACCGCTTCAACGCCAACCATGGTAACAAGGCACAGTCTGCGGGAAGACGCCCCCAAGTTCAAAATTCTGCTGGTTGAGGACAACAAGGTAAACCAGAAACTTGCAATGATGATGCTGAAAAAACGCGGCCATACTCTTCAGCTTGCTGAAAACGGCAGAGAGGCCCTTGACGCCCTGGCGGAAAACATCTTTGATCTTGTGCTGATGGACATTCAAATGCCGGAAATGGATGGCATGACGGCAACCAGAAAAATCCGCGAAGATGAAAAGCTGACAGGGCAACACATTCCAATTGTTGCGATGACAGCCCATGCCCTGAAAGGAGACAGAGAACGATGTCTTGATGCGGGCATGGATGATTATGTTTCAAAGCCGATAAAACCAAAAGAGCTTTTCATGGTGATCGAAAAAACCGCTTCACGCCATACCGGTTAA
- a CDS encoding metallophosphoesterase → MSLFLLTFLAIYGSAHLYFFIKAKSAFKFGRNRISLLCLFLSVMTAAPIIVRLLERSAHETPALLMAWIGYCWMGFLFLFVSIAVVVDFLRVASKLQEFFTRKKFPAFQLNPALVFFVPLALSSAICIYGFFEARNISMETITIETEKLPSNTSLRIVQISDVHLGLLVGEKRLQQILSAVKAAEPDLLVSTGDLVDGSIIRPVDLAAMFQEIKPRYGKYAVTGNHEYYAGLSKSVSFTESAGFTLLHGNYLSITNTLILAGVDDETSHFITQRPALPEKTFLSGIIPEKFVLFLKHRPEVDPDSAPFFDLQLSGHFHKGQIFPFNLLTWFRYPVRAGHLNRKNGTLLYVSRGSGTWGPPIRFLAPPEVTVINLVGIVSSCSSKRSTSQNQHVTTPVD, encoded by the coding sequence ATGTCCCTTTTTCTGCTCACATTTCTTGCTATTTACGGTTCTGCACATCTTTATTTCTTCATAAAGGCCAAAAGCGCTTTCAAGTTCGGGCGTAATAGAATTTCTCTGCTCTGCCTGTTCCTGTCAGTAATGACAGCAGCACCGATCATTGTCCGTCTGCTGGAAAGGTCCGCCCATGAAACTCCGGCATTACTCATGGCGTGGATTGGCTACTGCTGGATGGGGTTCCTGTTCCTCTTTGTTTCCATTGCCGTTGTGGTGGACTTCCTGAGAGTGGCCTCAAAACTCCAGGAATTCTTCACAAGAAAAAAGTTCCCGGCCTTTCAGCTGAATCCAGCGCTGGTCTTTTTCGTTCCCCTGGCGCTGTCCTCGGCGATCTGCATTTATGGTTTTTTCGAAGCCCGAAATATAAGCATGGAGACAATCACCATTGAAACAGAAAAATTACCATCTAACACCTCATTGCGAATCGTGCAGATTTCTGACGTACACCTGGGGCTTCTTGTCGGAGAAAAAAGGCTTCAACAAATACTTTCGGCGGTCAAGGCCGCAGAGCCGGATCTGCTTGTTTCAACCGGCGATCTTGTTGACGGCTCTATAATTCGACCGGTTGATCTTGCCGCAATGTTTCAGGAAATAAAGCCCCGGTATGGAAAATATGCCGTTACCGGCAATCATGAATATTACGCAGGATTATCAAAATCAGTGTCTTTTACCGAAAGTGCCGGCTTTACTTTGCTTCACGGTAATTACCTGTCGATAACCAACACCCTGATCCTTGCAGGTGTTGACGATGAAACGAGTCATTTTATCACCCAGCGCCCTGCTTTACCGGAAAAGACATTTCTTTCCGGCATCATCCCCGAAAAGTTTGTGCTTTTCCTGAAACACCGGCCAGAGGTTGACCCGGACAGTGCACCCTTTTTTGATCTTCAACTCTCGGGCCATTTCCATAAGGGGCAGATCTTTCCGTTTAATCTCCTGACCTGGTTTCGATATCCGGTGAGGGCCGGCCATCTCAACAGGAAAAACGGCACATTACTGTATGTGAGCAGAGGGTCTGGAACCTGGGGTCCGCCGATTCGATTTCTCGCTCCCCCGGAAGTTACGGTGATCAATCTTGTCGGAATCGTATCAAGTTGCAGCAGCAAAAGGTCCACCTCACAAAATCAACACGTTACAACCCCTGTCGATTAA
- a CDS encoding alpha/beta hydrolase, translating into MTEIPFGYAKLDHPDILAVLFHPRKDVSTQPPPNAVAHDISVADGITVEGRLHLSDPAAPHILFFHGNGEIVSDYDDIGPMYNAVGLNFLAVDYRGYGNSTGTPTASSMMADAHTIFSWIKEWMSRENRTGSLIVMGRSLGSACAIELAASYPEDIVGLIIESGFAHTLPLLLTLGVDANTLDFSEMNGFKNAQKISGIAKPTLILHGQFDEIIPVASAEILQSLSPAKGKEFQMVPGADHNTIIEKTGRMYFEVIKRFTDKIACIKPKRYVSRRK; encoded by the coding sequence ATGACGGAAATCCCTTTCGGTTACGCAAAACTTGATCACCCTGATATTCTTGCCGTTCTCTTCCATCCGCGCAAAGACGTAAGCACACAACCGCCACCCAATGCTGTTGCACATGATATCAGCGTTGCCGATGGCATTACCGTTGAAGGGCGCCTGCATCTTTCTGACCCAGCCGCCCCGCACATCCTTTTCTTTCACGGAAACGGCGAGATCGTCAGCGATTATGACGACATCGGGCCCATGTATAACGCTGTCGGACTTAATTTTCTGGCTGTTGATTATCGCGGCTACGGCAACAGCACAGGAACGCCCACTGCCAGCTCCATGATGGCCGATGCTCACACAATCTTTAGCTGGATTAAAGAATGGATGTCGCGGGAAAACCGTACCGGGTCCCTGATCGTCATGGGCCGTTCCCTTGGGAGCGCCTGTGCCATTGAACTTGCCGCTTCCTACCCGGAAGACATTGTCGGCCTGATCATTGAAAGCGGCTTTGCCCACACCCTGCCTTTACTGCTGACGCTGGGGGTGGACGCTAATACGCTGGATTTCTCTGAAATGAACGGCTTCAAAAACGCCCAGAAAATCTCCGGTATCGCCAAACCTACGCTTATCCTCCATGGCCAGTTCGACGAGATTATTCCGGTAGCAAGCGCCGAAATACTGCAATCGCTGAGCCCTGCCAAGGGCAAGGAATTTCAGATGGTGCCGGGCGCCGACCACAATACGATCATTGAAAAGACGGGCAGAATGTATTTCGAGGTAATTAAAAGATTCACTGATAAGATCGCCTGCATAAAACCGAAGCGATATGTGAGCAGGCGAAAATAG